The sequence below is a genomic window from Fuerstiella sp..
CCGCGGCACCGTGGGAATCACCGTGGGAATCACCGTGGGAATCACCGTGGGAATCACTGGAAAACAGGATCCAACCGGACCGCGACCAATGCTCCAAATCAACAGCAACGGATCACATCGGGAAAAACTTCGGAATCTGGAAACAAAAATCGACCGCACTCTCAAACCTTTCACAGGAATCCTGCGACAACGGAGGGATCGACGCCATCAGACCGACCATTCAGCAGGAGTATCTCATTTTGCGTTGAGACATCAACAACACCGCACCACCAAATAATTTCGAACAACCGTACACGGAGCCAAAACAGATCAGCTTTCTGCGACCTATGTCGCTCGACTACTAGTTCGTTGACATCGATCGTTTGGACCGCCTCGACGTACCGTCCTTGCTTACTCTGACAGACACTGGCAATCAGGTTCCTGGTGTCAGCTCAGCAGAATCAACCGATGCAGCGACTCACTTTCAGGGTCTCAGGCTTCGGTTGCCTGGTCCTGTCGGTTCTTCTATTGAATGAGACTGGACGTCTGCCCAGCAACGTGCATCTGAGTGAATTTCGCTGAGATCCGCCTCTTTAAAACTTGTGGCTATGCAGACACTGGCATGTGTCTGCAGTACAGAATTGAAGAGCAACTCAATGAATCTCAACGGTCAATGCCGGCTCAATATGTTCTGCAGTCACTTGTTACCATTCATTGTAAAGGCACTGCTGCCGAACAACTTCGACAGGTGGTGAGTCAGACAGCCAATTGTCTTCGGGGGGGGCAGCGAAGTGCTACCGGAATAACAGTTGCCAGGATTCTCCGGAAAATCAGCGATTCATTTGTCGGACTCGCCGTTGAGGGCCCTGAAAAACCTGCTAAACTCCGCCGCCTCATATTTCGGAAACTGGTTAGTCAGTCAAACAATCCGGCGGTGTAGCTCAGTTGGTTAGAGCAGCGGAATCATAATCCGCGTGTCGGGGGTTCGAGTCCCTCCACCGCTACTCGAGTTCCCCGGAAAGCCCAGTGTTTTCCGGGGTTTCTCGTTTTGCTCACTTGATGACTTGTTCATTGATCATGAGTGTTAGACCATTGTGCCGTCCGTGGGACTGCTGGTTGAATCATTTTTCTGACGTACAGACTGACGGTCATCAACTCTGTCAAAATGTCCGTCAATGACCATTGGGCCGGAGTCAAACTGCAGCTTACTCGAATGATCAGTCCGGCCGGCAGCCCCAGATATCAAAATTGTCTTCATTCAATCAGTTGGTCCTGTCGCTGGTAAGCAGGAAAATTTCTCGCGATAGTATGACTCGTTAGAAACTTCCTATCTGCAGGACTTGACCGGATGAGAACACAGCCATCTGTAATCTTCGGAGCGGTGCTCATCTTACCACTGGTTGCCGGATGTGATGAACCGGCCCCAACTGTAAATTTCCCACCAGCTGCCGCACCTGCAAATGCCCAGCCGGTACCCCAACAGTCTGGTGTGTTTGATCCCTACCATCTTGGGACATACGAATCCGCTCAGAAGGGACATCCTAACGCTCAGTTCCTGATCGGTTTTTGGTACACAATTGGCCAGGGAGGTGTACAAATAGATGATGTCGAGGCACTGAAGTGGTACCGCCGTGCGGCCGATCAGGGACTTGCCAAAGCCCAGTTCACAGTTGGCCAGATGTACTCCTCGGGCGAGGGCGCCACCAAAGATGAGGTTGAGGCACTCAAATGGTACCGCAGCGCAGCCGACCAGGGACATGCCCAGGCGCAATTCACGCTTGGTACGATGTACTCCTCGGGCGAGGGCGCCACCAAAGATGAGGTTGAGGCACTCAAATGGTACCGCAGCGCGGCCGAACAGGAACATGCCCAGGCGCAGTTAAATCTGGGTCTGATGTACTCCAAAGGCCAAGGAACTCCAGAGGATGCTGTGGAAGCCTACGCATGGTTGTGCCTCGCTGCCGCTCAACTTGAGGATGCGGTCAGTCACCGGGATCAGACAAAAGAAACCTTAACACCCGAACAGCTTGAGCAGGGTCAGCTGCGAGAGACCGAACTGCTTGAGCAGGTGGACAACCGGGAGCTCTAGTGAAATTTGGTTCTTTTCAAGCGAGGTCCACGATGAGTGCAAACCAAGCCAAATGACCTCACGCTTCGGCCCGCCACAGCTGACGACTCACTGAAGCAGCGGACCGCGTTAGCGGTGATTGCACAGACGGCAAGTATCGACCCGCAGCAGCCAGGCCCACGAGACTGAGCCGGTGGAGTAAACGATCTAACCATATTCCACAGCAGGCTGTTTTCTTGGCGGTGCCTTTCTGACGTTAACCTGCTCCCGATCGTCACACGACATCAACTTCCAACTTGAAGGCCAACCGGGCCCGGAAACGAAAAGTGTGTGGACACGGTTGAGTCAGACCCGTGACCAATTGTCCCGAAGCGTTGTCATTCGGTTTACTGGTTTAGTCTGCGGAATCGCTTTTCCAAAACATCTCAGGTGCAAACGTCAGCACGACACATTTTCCGTAAATCCTTTGCTCAAATGACTTAGGCACATAAAGGCTATTTTGTGCATTCATTCTTTGAGAATTAAGAACGAACTCCTTCCTGGCCCCCCCACTCCCTGAGTGCGAAAAAAAAACAAAGTCATTCAGCAAATCATCAGAGGACTGATCCATCCCGTCATATTTCATCCAACAGGTAAAAATGTTTGTTCGTAGTGTCCAAAGCACAGGGTAAGTTTCAGCTAATTGTTGAAACAGAAGCCAACTATGGTAGGCTTGCTGTAATAGAGTGGTCCATGTTCGTGTGCATTACCAACAGCTTGTTTTCCAAACGACTCAGTCACCTGTCGGCGATCCTGAGTCTGGCTGTGGTTTTGTTCGGAACACCGGTTCATCTTCATCTGGAAAGCGACTGCGAA
It includes:
- a CDS encoding sel1 repeat family protein encodes the protein MRTQPSVIFGAVLILPLVAGCDEPAPTVNFPPAAAPANAQPVPQQSGVFDPYHLGTYESAQKGHPNAQFLIGFWYTIGQGGVQIDDVEALKWYRRAADQGLAKAQFTVGQMYSSGEGATKDEVEALKWYRSAADQGHAQAQFTLGTMYSSGEGATKDEVEALKWYRSAAEQEHAQAQLNLGLMYSKGQGTPEDAVEAYAWLCLAAAQLEDAVSHRDQTKETLTPEQLEQGQLRETELLEQVDNREL